In Numidum massiliense, a single genomic region encodes these proteins:
- the murB gene encoding UDP-N-acetylmuramate dehydrogenase, which produces MTDRNIILNKLQEIVAEENVLTDEPLHNYTMTRLGGVADYFVTPTTIAAAQQLVAFAAEERIPLMSLGNGSNVIVKDGGIRGIVMSLKKLNELTVEGDRMTVQSGIDIRDASKAALQNCLTGLEFACGIPGSIGGALVMNAGAYGGEIKDVIDSVVVVSEEGELVTLLKDDLQLGYRTSVIPKKKYTVLQATFQLQKGDYDSIKSVMDDLTQRREEKQPLEYPSCGSVFKRPPGYFAGKLIQDSGLQGTRVGGAEVSRKHAGFIVNKDGATATDYISLIKIVQRTVKETFGVELETEVKIVGEDPIPAER; this is translated from the coding sequence ATGACTGATAGAAACATAATTTTAAATAAATTGCAAGAAATCGTCGCAGAAGAGAATGTATTGACGGATGAGCCGCTACACAACTATACGATGACGCGGCTCGGGGGTGTCGCTGACTATTTCGTCACCCCGACGACGATCGCCGCCGCCCAGCAGCTCGTCGCGTTTGCTGCCGAAGAGCGCATACCGCTCATGTCGCTCGGAAACGGTTCAAACGTTATCGTTAAAGACGGTGGCATCCGCGGTATCGTCATGAGTTTGAAGAAGCTCAACGAACTGACGGTCGAGGGAGACAGAATGACTGTGCAAAGTGGCATCGACATTCGCGACGCTTCCAAAGCTGCATTACAGAACTGCTTGACAGGGTTGGAATTTGCCTGTGGTATTCCAGGTTCCATCGGCGGGGCACTCGTCATGAACGCTGGCGCGTACGGCGGTGAAATAAAAGACGTCATCGACAGTGTCGTCGTCGTTAGTGAAGAGGGCGAACTGGTCACGTTACTTAAAGACGATTTACAGTTAGGGTATCGCACGAGTGTAATTCCGAAGAAAAAGTATACGGTGCTACAAGCGACGTTTCAATTACAAAAAGGCGATTACGACTCCATAAAAAGTGTCATGGACGATTTGACGCAGCGCAGGGAGGAAAAGCAGCCACTCGAATACCCGTCATGCGGCAGTGTGTTTAAGCGTCCACCAGGGTATTTTGCCGGGAAGTTAATCCAAGATAGCGGACTGCAGGGGACGCGCGTCGGCGGCGCGGAAGTTTCGCGCAAGCACGCGGGATTCATCGTTAATAAAGACGGCGCCACGGCAACGGATTACATATCGCTCATTAAGATTGTCCAGCGAACGGTAAAGGAGACGTTCGGCGTCGAATTGGAAACGGAAGTGAAAATTGTAGGGGAGGACCCTATTCCCGCTGAACGTTAG
- a CDS encoding thermonuclease family protein, with protein sequence MKRSVLLTWCTVLVLAFCSGCNASPADTAGKPVQTHKTETDKTETDKAHKAQGTEGATADKQRTTERQPEKRGSQATHDTQTRPSSIPKEGDFIAAPVTRVVDGDTIKVDLDGRVETVRFVLIDTPETVHPSKPVEPFGPEASDFTKKMLEGQTVELELDAQERDRYGRLLAYIWLGDQLFNETLLEKGLARVAVFPPNVKYVDEFRAVQKKAQREGVGIWSLEDYAAEESNPSGGTTGAPQSKHSKHSTHAHAKQDQSHRQTGERTEHHHSHSQRQQAASKDSTGCADPQVKGNINSRGEKIYHVPGGAYYDRTIPEDWFCTEADAEAAGFRPSMR encoded by the coding sequence TTGAAACGATCGGTCTTACTTACGTGGTGCACCGTACTCGTCCTCGCGTTCTGTTCGGGATGCAACGCGTCGCCTGCAGACACTGCAGGAAAGCCCGTTCAGACACATAAAACGGAGACGGATAAAACGGAGACGGATAAAGCGCATAAAGCGCAAGGAACAGAAGGAGCAACTGCCGACAAACAACGCACAACAGAAAGGCAACCAGAAAAACGAGGCTCACAGGCTACACACGACACCCAAACTCGGCCATCATCTATTCCTAAGGAAGGCGACTTCATCGCGGCTCCAGTGACGCGCGTCGTCGACGGCGATACGATCAAAGTCGATTTAGATGGTCGGGTGGAAACGGTCAGATTCGTTCTCATCGATACGCCGGAGACGGTTCACCCGTCCAAACCAGTCGAACCGTTCGGTCCGGAGGCATCGGACTTTACGAAAAAAATGCTAGAAGGACAAACGGTCGAACTCGAATTAGACGCACAAGAACGCGACCGATATGGCCGGCTGCTTGCTTACATATGGCTCGGCGATCAACTGTTTAACGAGACGCTACTCGAGAAAGGCTTGGCGCGCGTCGCCGTGTTCCCGCCAAACGTCAAATACGTCGACGAGTTCCGCGCCGTACAAAAAAAGGCACAGCGAGAAGGTGTCGGCATTTGGTCGCTGGAGGACTACGCCGCGGAGGAAAGCAACCCTTCAGGCGGAACGACGGGAGCGCCACAGTCGAAGCATTCCAAGCATTCCACGCACGCGCACGCCAAGCAGGACCAGTCGCATCGTCAAACTGGTGAACGGACTGAGCATCATCACTCACACTCCCAGCGGCAACAAGCTGCATCGAAAGACAGTACGGGCTGTGCCGATCCGCAAGTGAAAGGAAATATTAACAGTCGCGGTGAAAAAATATACCACGTACCCGGAGGGGCGTATTACGATCGCACCATTCCGGAAGATTGGTTCTGTACAGAAGCAGACGCCGAAGCAGCAGGGTTTAGACCTTCGATGCGCTAA
- a CDS encoding ABC transporter ATP-binding protein, translated as MSLLQAERVHHSFYDKTVLEEVDVRIEEGKVYALIGPNGSGKSTLLSILMRQLAPRRGEVTLAGEDVYRIPVKKVAQTMGVLAQQTERAEVTVWQLVAYGRMPHKRMWQRLDDDDHHIVQWAMAETRISHLADRRVAVLSGGEQQRAWLAMALAQQPQLLCLDEPTTYLDVAHQLEVLDVVAKLNQERGVTVLMVLHDLNHAAAYADEIIVLYDGRIYAQGAPESVITQTMLNDVFRVEADIDTDPESGKLRLYIKGHLT; from the coding sequence ATGAGTTTGCTACAGGCGGAACGGGTACATCACTCGTTTTACGATAAAACGGTGCTTGAAGAGGTAGATGTACGGATCGAAGAAGGGAAAGTATACGCACTGATCGGCCCGAACGGCAGCGGAAAAAGTACGTTGCTGAGTATTTTAATGCGACAGCTTGCGCCTAGGCGCGGAGAGGTGACCCTAGCCGGGGAGGACGTTTACCGCATACCCGTTAAAAAAGTGGCACAAACGATGGGGGTGTTAGCGCAGCAGACGGAGCGGGCCGAGGTGACGGTGTGGCAATTAGTCGCATACGGCCGTATGCCGCACAAACGGATGTGGCAGCGGTTGGACGATGACGATCACCACATCGTTCAGTGGGCGATGGCCGAGACGCGCATTAGCCATTTGGCCGATCGCCGGGTGGCTGTTTTGTCCGGGGGCGAGCAGCAGAGGGCGTGGCTAGCGATGGCGCTCGCGCAACAGCCGCAACTGTTATGTCTCGATGAGCCGACGACATATTTGGACGTGGCGCATCAGTTGGAAGTGCTGGACGTTGTCGCCAAGCTCAATCAGGAGCGCGGGGTCACGGTGCTCATGGTGTTGCACGACTTGAATCACGCCGCTGCTTATGCCGATGAAATCATCGTCTTGTACGATGGGCGAATTTATGCGCAAGGCGCGCCAGAAAGCGTCATCACACAAACGATGTTGAACGACGTGTTTCGTGTCGAAGCAGACATTGACACTGACCCCGAGAGCGGGAAATTGCGCCTTTATATAAAAGGACATCTTACTTAG
- a CDS encoding FecCD family ABC transporter permease — MQTAKVSGRHMLDRLFKVKALQERLSWQVAVLLALAVAAVAAVAFSVHSGAVNVPWPETWRYILGLEQAGEMRDIIWNIRLPRTLVAALVGTNLAVAGALLQGVMRNPLADPYIIGVSSGAGLFGMIVLILFPHLPHLLTPVAFVGATTAAAIIYGLAWKNGIVPARIILAGVAVSAFFGAGISTLMVFYSDRLHGTIDFLVGGLAARSWPQVTTILPYTLFGLTVALLGARKMNLLVLGDRTAKSLGTRVELTRLSMTATATLLAASAVSVVGLLGFVGLIVPHMARLLVGNDYRTLLPASALLGSAVVTGCDTLARLMFAPVEMPVGVIMGALGAPFFLYLLRRRSI; from the coding sequence ATGCAGACTGCAAAAGTAAGTGGGCGGCACATGTTAGACCGGCTGTTCAAAGTAAAGGCGCTGCAAGAGCGCCTCAGTTGGCAAGTGGCGGTGCTGCTTGCGCTTGCCGTTGCTGCTGTGGCGGCGGTCGCTTTTAGCGTGCACAGTGGCGCGGTGAACGTTCCGTGGCCGGAGACGTGGCGCTATATTCTCGGTTTGGAACAGGCGGGGGAGATGCGCGACATTATTTGGAATATCCGTCTGCCGCGTACGCTCGTCGCGGCTTTAGTGGGGACGAATTTAGCTGTTGCGGGCGCTTTGTTACAAGGCGTGATGCGCAATCCGTTGGCCGATCCGTACATTATTGGCGTCTCTAGCGGTGCGGGGCTGTTTGGGATGATCGTCCTCATTTTGTTCCCCCATTTGCCGCATTTGTTGACTCCCGTCGCTTTCGTCGGGGCGACGACAGCCGCTGCCATTATATATGGTTTGGCGTGGAAAAACGGTATTGTGCCAGCGCGCATCATTTTAGCTGGTGTCGCTGTTTCTGCCTTTTTCGGCGCAGGTATTTCGACGTTAATGGTGTTTTACAGCGATCGGTTACACGGCACGATTGATTTTTTGGTCGGCGGATTGGCGGCGCGTAGCTGGCCGCAAGTCACGACGATTTTACCTTATACACTCTTCGGGCTGACGGTGGCGCTTCTCGGCGCGCGAAAAATGAATCTGCTAGTGCTCGGCGACCGAACAGCGAAAAGTTTAGGAACGCGCGTGGAGCTGACGCGTCTCTCGATGACGGCGACAGCGACGTTACTCGCCGCTAGTGCGGTAAGTGTGGTAGGCTTGCTCGGATTCGTCGGCCTGATCGTCCCGCACATGGCGCGGCTCCTCGTCGGAAATGATTATCGGACGCTACTCCCCGCATCGGCGCTGCTCGGAAGCGCTGTGGTGACGGGGTGTGATACGTTGGCACGCCTTATGTTCGCGCCAGTGGAAATGCCCGTCGGCGTGATAATGGGAGCGCTCGGGGCGCCGTTCTTTCTCTATTTACTGAGGAGGCGATCCATATAA
- a CDS encoding ABC transporter substrate-binding protein, translated as MSEKQWKEPVIHRGKLFGDDRVTRRRKQSGGDRVIHCEKYWMNRRCLTVVLLLLCTILVVACGTSDTYEQQEKGETVATVNKKKGEEPFLTFTDDAKKTVTLVRQPKRIVVITPEFLKMLYALGGEAVGRMTTSSIQVPPEAEHVQQLGTINQINVEQLTALKPDLVIGAPSFHTKLSDVMASNDIPFALLQMRAFDDVKEKAELLGKIVGNEAKAVEEVARTEKGMQELAGKLTKGERPSFVVLNVSPKNVSIQRANTTALEIGDLLQMDNVAKQMDPSPDSQTSAPYSMEKLVEAQPDFIFITVHGAAEVGMKKVKEELEGNPAWASLKAVQNKRAVVIPSDKFLTNPGFAYDESMAYMARIVYPHIFRKEKR; from the coding sequence GTGAGCGAAAAACAGTGGAAAGAACCTGTCATACATCGCGGCAAACTTTTCGGGGACGATCGTGTCACACGCCGCAGGAAACAGTCTGGGGGCGATCGTGTCATACATTGTGAAAAATACTGGATGAATCGACGCTGTCTTACGGTAGTGCTTTTGCTTTTGTGCACGATCCTAGTGGTAGCTTGCGGTACGTCGGATACATATGAGCAGCAGGAAAAAGGGGAGACAGTCGCAACGGTAAATAAGAAGAAAGGAGAGGAGCCGTTTTTAACGTTTACGGATGATGCGAAGAAGACGGTGACTCTCGTGCGGCAACCGAAGCGGATTGTCGTCATTACACCGGAATTTTTAAAGATGCTCTACGCGCTCGGCGGGGAGGCTGTCGGACGCATGACGACGAGTTCGATCCAAGTGCCGCCGGAAGCTGAGCACGTGCAGCAGCTAGGAACGATCAATCAAATTAACGTCGAACAGTTAACGGCACTAAAACCCGACCTCGTCATCGGCGCGCCTTCCTTCCACACGAAGTTGTCTGATGTTATGGCAAGTAACGACATTCCGTTCGCACTGTTACAAATGCGCGCTTTCGACGATGTGAAGGAGAAGGCAGAGCTTTTAGGGAAAATCGTCGGTAATGAAGCAAAGGCGGTAGAGGAGGTCGCGCGGACGGAAAAAGGCATGCAGGAACTTGCCGGGAAATTGACTAAAGGGGAACGACCTTCGTTCGTCGTCCTAAATGTCAGTCCAAAAAACGTCTCAATTCAGCGGGCTAATACGACAGCCCTCGAAATAGGCGACTTGTTACAGATGGACAATGTGGCGAAACAGATGGACCCGAGCCCGGACAGTCAGACTTCGGCGCCGTACAGTATGGAAAAGCTCGTGGAAGCGCAGCCGGACTTCATTTTTATTACGGTACACGGCGCGGCGGAAGTCGGGATGAAGAAAGTAAAAGAAGAGTTGGAAGGTAATCCGGCGTGGGCCTCGTTAAAAGCGGTGCAGAACAAGCGGGCTGTCGTCATCCCGTCCGACAAATTTTTAACGAACCCGGGTTTTGCCTACGACGAGTCGATGGCGTATATGGCGCGGATTGTTTATCCACACATTTTTAGGAAGGAAAAACGTTAA
- the bioB gene encoding biotin synthase BioB, translated as MNQLATSVNWTDFANKALAGDVLSPEEALTVLQADDDEILPLLNAAYCVRKQYYGKKVKLNMIINAKSGLCPEDCGYCSQSIVSNAPIEKYTMLDKDTLLAGAKEALNRKAGTYCIVASGRGPTCRELEQVIDAVKEIRATMPLKICACLGLLNEEQASRLAEAGVHRYNHNVNTSRSHYSHITTTHSYDQRVETVNAVKRAGMSPCSGVIVGMGESDAEVVEMAYALRELDADSVPINFLNAIPGTPLEDYGRTPALRGLKVLSLFRFICPTKEIRIAGGREVNLRTLQPLALYAANSIFVGDYLTTPGQEMTGDYRMIEDLGFEIERCAL; from the coding sequence ATGAACCAATTGGCAACGTCTGTCAACTGGACGGACTTCGCAAACAAAGCATTGGCCGGGGACGTACTATCTCCCGAAGAAGCGCTCACCGTGTTACAGGCGGACGACGACGAGATCTTGCCGCTCTTAAACGCCGCCTACTGCGTGCGCAAACAGTACTACGGGAAAAAAGTAAAGCTGAACATGATCATCAACGCGAAAAGCGGGCTATGTCCGGAAGATTGCGGCTACTGTTCACAGTCGATCGTCTCGAATGCGCCAATCGAGAAGTACACGATGCTAGACAAAGACACTCTGCTAGCAGGGGCAAAAGAAGCACTAAACCGCAAAGCTGGCACGTACTGCATCGTCGCTTCGGGACGTGGCCCAACCTGCCGCGAACTAGAGCAAGTGATCGATGCTGTAAAAGAGATTCGCGCGACGATGCCGCTAAAAATATGTGCCTGTCTCGGCCTATTAAACGAAGAACAAGCGTCGCGGTTAGCGGAAGCGGGCGTTCACCGTTACAACCACAATGTGAACACGAGCCGTTCGCATTACAGTCATATTACAACGACCCACTCGTACGACCAACGCGTGGAAACAGTAAACGCAGTTAAACGAGCAGGGATGTCTCCTTGCTCCGGGGTGATTGTCGGGATGGGGGAAAGTGACGCAGAAGTTGTGGAGATGGCATACGCCCTACGCGAATTAGACGCCGATTCCGTCCCGATCAATTTTCTAAACGCGATCCCAGGGACACCGCTAGAAGACTACGGCCGTACACCCGCCTTACGCGGACTGAAAGTGCTCTCGCTATTCCGGTTTATTTGTCCGACGAAGGAAATTCGCATCGCTGGCGGACGCGAGGTGAACTTGCGCACATTGCAGCCACTCGCGTTGTACGCCGCCAACTCTATTTTCGTCGGCGATTATTTGACGACACCCGGACAGGAAATGACAGGCGATTATCGAATGATTGAAGATCTCGGATTTGAAATCGAACGTTGTGCCTTGTAG
- a CDS encoding ISLre2 family transposase, with protein sequence MLSFWESLRIRLMEVMADLFGEFLEQLDQMMTTHYKEKYGWKSERLDSREFTSFFGTVSYKRHLMYDRNGNAHYPVDEAIGLKRRKRYSPDLMMLGAELAAAPGMTYRLASEVTQKLAGITISHTTFQRLVKEAGEAQAVMDAEKRDRIFEDTVIPNSPSVKHLYCEADGLYVKGRGKGIEIKNMLAYTGWEQNGQRVSLTDRHVFSTVESVDDFWEIGYAAIRHRWDLSHTHVATNADAASWISEERVQNTFSEATSVVRQLDPFHVKRSIRRGLSRQPRLIPQIEKAISEKNKDRFKAVIDTAQGNAETEREEKRIENMQKYLEGHWEILCDWREVSPDVPKNARRMGCMESNQRRLAYRMKRRGMYWSEEGAQAIAKVQQGVTNGTLRQALLTVWPNRQVTQKLKRHARRIGKSDHIGVQVGRIQVGAASASSAIGYLDKVVNRRP encoded by the coding sequence ATGTTGTCGTTTTGGGAAAGCTTACGTATTCGCCTGATGGAAGTGATGGCTGATCTGTTCGGAGAATTTTTGGAGCAGCTCGATCAGATGATGACGACGCATTACAAGGAAAAATACGGTTGGAAAAGTGAGCGATTGGACAGCCGGGAGTTCACCAGTTTTTTTGGGACAGTGTCCTATAAACGCCACTTGATGTACGACCGAAACGGAAACGCACATTACCCTGTCGATGAGGCAATCGGTTTAAAACGCCGTAAAAGATACAGCCCAGACCTTATGATGCTCGGAGCAGAGTTAGCTGCAGCGCCGGGAATGACCTACCGCCTCGCCTCAGAGGTCACGCAAAAACTTGCCGGTATAACGATCAGCCATACGACGTTTCAGCGCTTAGTAAAAGAAGCAGGTGAAGCTCAAGCTGTCATGGATGCTGAAAAAAGGGATCGAATTTTTGAGGATACGGTAATTCCTAACTCTCCGTCCGTTAAGCACTTATATTGCGAAGCAGATGGCTTATACGTCAAAGGGAGAGGCAAAGGAATAGAGATCAAAAATATGCTTGCCTATACCGGGTGGGAGCAAAACGGACAGCGTGTCTCGTTAACAGATCGTCACGTCTTTTCTACCGTTGAATCGGTGGATGACTTTTGGGAAATAGGTTATGCAGCGATTCGACATCGTTGGGATCTCTCACATACACATGTGGCGACTAATGCGGATGCGGCTTCATGGATCTCTGAGGAACGCGTTCAAAATACCTTTTCTGAAGCGACATCGGTTGTCCGCCAATTGGATCCTTTTCACGTAAAGAGGAGTATTCGTCGCGGGTTGAGCCGCCAGCCAAGGCTCATTCCTCAAATTGAAAAGGCAATATCCGAAAAAAATAAGGATAGGTTTAAAGCGGTGATTGATACGGCACAGGGAAATGCAGAGACGGAGCGAGAGGAAAAGCGTATCGAGAACATGCAGAAGTATCTTGAAGGGCACTGGGAGATCCTCTGCGACTGGCGTGAGGTTAGTCCAGACGTGCCAAAAAATGCTCGTAGGATGGGATGCATGGAATCGAACCAGAGACGTCTGGCATACCGCATGAAACGTCGTGGCATGTACTGGAGTGAAGAAGGGGCTCAAGCCATCGCCAAAGTACAACAAGGCGTTACCAATGGGACGTTGAGACAGGCATTATTAACTGTCTGGCCCAACCGCCAAGTGACACAAAAACTAAAACGCCATGCGAGGCGAATAGGTAAGTCGGATCACATTGGGGTTCAAGTTGGCAGGATCCAAGTAGGTGCCGCATCAGCTTCAAGTGCTATTGGGTATTTGGATAAGGTGGTTAATCGCCGTCCTTGA
- a CDS encoding SOS response-associated peptidase → MCGRFTLIADMDLIVHRFKIAYLSDGLQLLPRYNIAPSQQVLAVVNDGEKNRLGQLRWGLIPSWAKDTRIGNKLINARAETVDEKASFRRSFARRRCLILADSFYEWKQGDGKKMPFRIRLKSGELFAFAGLWDRWVSPEGEAVYSCTIVTTSANALMTDIHGRMPVILQREDEEVWLDRGYDESDDLKQLLQPYPAEQMEAYEVSPFVNSPRNDTPECIERV, encoded by the coding sequence ATGTGTGGACGGTTTACATTAATCGCGGATATGGACTTAATTGTGCACCGTTTTAAGATTGCCTACTTGAGTGACGGGCTTCAGTTACTGCCGAGGTACAACATCGCTCCTTCCCAGCAAGTGTTGGCAGTCGTTAACGACGGGGAGAAAAACCGCCTGGGGCAACTGCGCTGGGGTTTGATCCCTTCATGGGCAAAAGATACGCGCATCGGCAATAAGCTGATCAATGCGCGCGCAGAAACGGTCGATGAAAAAGCGAGCTTCCGCCGTTCGTTCGCGCGGCGCCGCTGTCTGATTCTTGCTGACAGTTTTTACGAGTGGAAACAAGGTGACGGGAAGAAAATGCCGTTCAGGATCCGTTTGAAGTCGGGCGAGTTGTTCGCCTTTGCCGGCCTGTGGGACAGGTGGGTGTCCCCGGAAGGTGAGGCCGTTTATTCGTGTACGATTGTGACGACCAGCGCGAATGCACTCATGACAGACATTCATGGGCGCATGCCTGTCATTTTGCAGCGGGAGGATGAAGAGGTGTGGCTGGATCGAGGGTACGATGAATCGGACGATCTGAAACAACTGTTACAACCGTATCCGGCCGAACAAATGGAAGCTTACGAAGTCTCGCCATTCGTCAATTCACCGCGCAATGATACGCCCGAATGTATTGAACGGGTGTAA
- a CDS encoding DUF3006 domain-containing protein, with amino-acid sequence MRKGVIDRFEGNFAVVEWLDNADTVDVHKSELPAYTDSGDVVFRKNGNWHVDKDETAKREKAIEKLMEEMWED; translated from the coding sequence TTGCGCAAAGGAGTGATCGATCGTTTCGAAGGAAATTTCGCTGTCGTCGAATGGCTAGACAATGCAGACACCGTAGACGTACATAAAAGCGAGCTACCCGCCTACACAGACAGCGGCGATGTCGTCTTCCGAAAAAACGGCAATTGGCACGTCGACAAAGATGAAACAGCTAAACGAGAAAAAGCAATCGAAAAACTGATGGAGGAGATGTGGGAAGATTGA
- a CDS encoding ComEC/Rec2 family competence protein — MKHTFKKFLSISLVLALVFTFTISTFTASDVYAAKQKKMHVHFIDVGQGDSTLIKFPSGKTMLIDGGSKGKGKIVLSKLKKFKVKQIDILVATHPDAQHIGGLIPVLQSKTKVKKVYAPKVSHTTKTYKDFLRAVKKKKLKIATAKAGVKLNVGKGATATIVAPVKSYSKKDLNNWGTVIRVKHGKNTFLFTGDAETKSEKDMVKSVKKRPISATVLKVAHHGSKYSTSTAFLKKVKPKYAVISVAKKNAYKHPTKETLSRLKKAKVKKIYRTDQHRTITATSNGKTVSFKTKQ, encoded by the coding sequence TTGAAACACACATTTAAAAAGTTCTTATCTATTTCGTTAGTCCTCGCTCTCGTCTTTACTTTTACAATCAGCACCTTTACTGCTAGCGACGTCTACGCCGCGAAGCAGAAAAAAATGCACGTCCACTTCATTGATGTCGGGCAAGGTGACTCCACCCTCATCAAATTTCCGTCGGGGAAAACGATGTTAATCGACGGTGGCTCAAAAGGGAAAGGCAAAATAGTCCTTAGCAAGTTAAAAAAGTTTAAAGTAAAGCAAATCGATATACTTGTCGCCACACACCCAGACGCACAACATATCGGTGGCTTAATACCCGTGTTGCAGTCGAAGACGAAAGTTAAAAAAGTTTATGCTCCAAAAGTCTCCCATACGACGAAAACGTACAAAGACTTCTTGCGGGCAGTAAAGAAGAAAAAACTAAAAATCGCGACGGCCAAAGCCGGCGTTAAACTGAACGTCGGAAAAGGTGCTACCGCGACAATCGTCGCCCCAGTTAAATCGTACAGTAAAAAAGACCTCAACAACTGGGGTACCGTTATCCGCGTCAAACACGGCAAAAATACGTTTCTCTTCACCGGAGATGCCGAGACTAAATCGGAAAAAGACATGGTAAAAAGCGTGAAAAAACGGCCGATTTCCGCAACAGTCCTGAAGGTGGCGCACCACGGATCCAAATACTCGACGAGTACCGCCTTCCTCAAAAAGGTGAAACCAAAATACGCCGTCATTAGTGTCGCAAAAAAGAACGCCTATAAACACCCGACGAAAGAAACGCTTAGTCGACTTAAAAAGGCAAAAGTGAAAAAGATATACCGGACCGATCAACATCGGACGATCACTGCCACGAGCAACGGAAAAACCGTCTCTTTCAAAACAAAACAGTAA